gtAACTCCTCTGGCCCTTCCCCATGCATCACCTGTACTACTGAGATCTTCATCTTGCTTAACGAAGCCAGGCATTGCCTGGCCATGCTCCTGTACAGAAGTGCAAAGTTGTACCGGGCTCCTGCAGCTTTATCTACCTCTATATGTACAAACTCACATGTGATGCCACTGATGGGTCACTTGCAAGTGTGAGCAGATTCAGAGCAAATCCTGTTTCTACAGTGGGGTTTAAATGACTGATTCTTAACTGGTGTTTTTCCATGGGAGAAACTCTTCTTtccacaccaccaccaaaaaaaaaatgtttcataaaaGCAAGCAGCCTAAATCCTTGAGTCTTAACATTACTAGGTTAAGGAGCCTGTTGTTACATATTAGTGTTACTCCAATCCTCTTAAAAGGAGAATCCCACCTGTATGTCAACCTGGTTCAGGCACATTTATAGCTACAGGTAATTGCTTTCCAGCTGACACAGGTAATGGCTGGATATAGAGTACCTGGGATGCTATAAATAAAAGCTGATGGTTCCGACAAGGAAATGAAGGAACCAGATTGGGTTGTCAACAGAAaggagggctgggggtgtcTGCTGCTAGGCTGTGGTGAGTGGTGGCAGAACAGCGagaggccagggcagagctggggggggtgTGTGAAGTACAAGTGGGAAGCAATGTTTGGTGGtgagggagagcagggggaATAATTCAATGGATAAAGGCACCAAAGGGGGAGGGGGTTGAGGAGAAGGCAATGCCCTAAAAAATAGGGAAATACAATGCTCCTGTTATTTTTAACTGAGAACTTTGAGAGTGAAttgtgaaaagcagagaaatatcCATATTTGTATCTCAGCATGTTTACTGGTTCTCCTCATCACTTTATATGCAGCAAAGCCTGTAGCAGACATTCAGTTCACTGTATATATCAGCAGGGTTTTGGATGCAAGTAATGTTAGTTGTGTGCTCACTTTTTCAGGATTTCCTCTCTGTAGTGGCTGGTTACTATGCTCTGTTTCCCTGAAACAACAAGTATCCCCACAAGCAGGGAGCACAGGCCAGTTTTGAGCAGTTAATGCTGGGAAAGGCCCCTTAAATCCCTCGTTTCCCTTAGAAAGTCTGGAGTAAAGTGAGTGGGGCTGTGCACTGTGTGTAAGGGGAGCCTGGGGTCACAAATTATTCAACATGAAGGTATTAACATGCAGGGGGACCCTGAGCCTCTGGAGCCTGTTCCTAAATAGGGCACAGCTCAGAACATCCAAAGGCCTTGGTGACTAATGGGTGGGAATCTCCTAATGAtcttagttatttttaaacttgcCTGGTACCacgtgttgttcttccccactgcagagaggcaggagtGCAGAAAAGTAGGAGTGCAACCAGCTCGGGGGCACACGGCTGGGGTGAGCCTGGGGAGGAAAGaggcagaagaacagaaagcagcaaaacagaaggtGAAATAGCAAGAGACAAGATTAAAGTCGAATAAAGGCACAAGacagagagaagcaaaagaGCAAAGGACAAAAGAGTGAAGGTGGTAAAAGGACAATATAAGTCAAAGATCTTggcagtgttttccttttgttgcttctgttttttaacCTTGATTTACAGAGCAAGATGGGTCAGCAGTTCACCAATGCTGCAGGGGAGCAAACAGAGATGGATGTTGCTGAACTGCAGGAATGGTATAAGAAGTTTGTGATAGAATGTCCCAGTGGGACCCTCTACATGCACGAGTTCAAGCAGTTCTTTGGGGTCCATGATGACCGTGAAGCTTCGGAGTATGTTGAAAACATGTTCAGAGCTTTCGATAAGAACGGGGTAAGTGATGAGGAGCTGCTACAGTTTTTTGCCTAATAATTCACACCTATTTCTTCTCTAATTTGAAGGTGTTTTGATGCAGCTCCCACCCTTGTTACCATGCTTCATGAGAATAAAGCAAGGGTGATGGACCTGCTAGGGCAGGAGAAGAGCATGCCCTGCACCAGTCTGTATGGGCTGGATGGATCCTCTGGTGGATCCATACACAAACTAAGGACAGAATGTTCCCTTAAGGGACTAGGGATGGATTAAAAGGTTGAAATTCAGGCAGTTGCATTTTAGGACAGTATTGTTGACAGATTCTTAAATAGCAAAGGTTGctatgtggggaaaaaatgatcTGTTATGCTAGAGGAGGATTTAAAATGCAGGAAAGGCTTGTTACAGAGTGGAGGCAGTGTGTGCCACACGGTGTGTGCAGTGCCCAGGTGGCAGGGAACAAAACACTATTTCAGCTGCTCACAGTGAAGGAATGCTGAACAATTCAGACATTCTGGTTTTGATTCCCTTTGCTGTATTTGTTATCAGACACCTGGGGAAAGTGGGCTTTCTGGTTTAGTAGCAGTTCATGCATACCCATGTGTTGGTGCAAAAGAGCCTGGTGCTGGCCTGTGGTGCTTCAGAGTCTAAAGAAACATGATGTGGTTGCCTTTCTTGTCTTGAAATGGGAAGGCAGTGCTTGCCAAACtgcagttttgttctttttctgaagcTCTTGATAACATTGAAAGGATGGGGCTGTTGGctgctggatggcagcaggaaaaggggaGACAAGTCTCTCATCTCTCAGATACAACAATTTCCCTCAGCCTTCCTTTGAAACCAGGGGCAAAATCACATTGGGgtggtaaaaaaaaagctagttTGTGAGAATGGATTACAAAAACCCACGTGAGATGTGGGCAGGTCAGCCTTGTCTCAGAAGTTGGCAAAACCCAGATTCCTGTAGAAAACTGAAGGTCCTGCAGCAAGGGTTGTGGAGCAAATGGTGTGCAGAAGAGGCAAAGCCCATTCCCAGTTTATGGGAGTTTTCCTAgtgaaaacaaacccaaacaaacaggaCACGTTTCTAAGGGATGTTGGTACTTACATCTATGAACAACATCAAATTACTCCTGAGTTCTTGTGTTTACCTAAAAATGCCTCTGGTAAATGATCAGTtgagcagggctgagcaagCTGAAGGATTAGTAGTAGTATggtaaggaaataaaaaacaatcctGAAGCCTTTTCATGCTCTGTATGTGTAACCACATACAGTAACCACAGAGGTTCAGGAGGTGGGTAACTCGGATCTCCCAGGAGGGTGACACAGAGCCGGGCTTAGCCCTGGGGACAGTGGTGACCTGCATGAGGGCCatctgctggaggctgctgggggagcCCTGCAGCCCTTCACTGCTGAAGCTTTGAGGAGGATGAGCACTCGATGGGAACCCTTTATTGggggtgttcctgctgccccCTTTGGAATGGTGAGATGGTCCTTGTCTGTCTGACTCGGGCAAATCAAAATTAAATGAGGTGAAGGGTGGCAGGAAGGGGCAGTGGGGGGTCTTGGTCTCAGTGAAGCAGCTGAGGTTGTCGAGAATGGCAAACCCTTCCCAAAAATGTCAGTGCTCACCTGCTCCTCATCCTCCATGGGATCCATCAAGAGCcattcctctgcttctgtctctgcagGACAACACCATTGACTTCCTGGAATATGTAGCTGCCTTGAATCTTGTTTTACGGGGCAAACTGGAGCACAAGCTGAGGTGGACGTTCAAAATATATGACAAGGATGGGAATGGCTGCATAGATAAACCTGAGCTGCAGGAAATTGTTGAGGTAAGTAGGCATTGCCTAATCACTTACTGGAGCAATCTCAGCTCCTCGGGAATGCAATGGAGTGTGTGGGGTTTGTGATAATCAGGTTTCGAGGCAGCTGTGGGCAGTGATGAAGGGAAAATGCCTGGACCTTGGTGCAAAGGGTCATGTACTTGGAGGCTTGGAGACCGATGGGGAGGCTGTGGGAtagcagggctctgctgctgctgaagctgcagaaatgcagcatCCAGGTGCTGTTGTGGAGTTTCTGTatctctgctctgccttttctttcaacTTTTTTACACCAAGATTCATTGCACTGGCCAGTGGAAGGGGTTTCATCCCATGCTCCTGAAATGTTTCCTGCCCAAGTAGCTGGTGAGAATACACTGAGAGGCACAATTAGTACGAGAACACTTTTTGTAATTATTCCTTTCTAGGTTTCTGTTATGTTCTGCACTTAGCTTTAATTATTGTCTGTATGAGAGGAGACATGGGGCTCAGCAGGCAGCCAGACACAGGGTCCCTGGGTTCTTCTTTAGGTAAATATCTTGGAGACTGTGCTGGCATCACCCTGGCACTTCCAGGAGCTGTtatctccacagcagagcttgGGAGGCTGAATGGTGATCAAACTCTTCAGGATCTTGGGTGCAATGCAGTGTCAAGAAAACATCAGATGAAATTTGTGGGAAGCACAAACTGGGCTGGGAAGTGTGACCAGCTTGTTAcctgtgccaccagcagcaggtgtGGGGATCTTGTCTGGAGCAGACTTAGTTCTAGCTTGAGGTCAACCAGGAATTGGCTAGAGCCTTTTAGGCCCTTGCTTATCCCCTCTCTGGGAAGACTTCAGACAAAACCCTTCAGCCTAAGGAGTAGAGTTAATAATGAACAGGTGGTTGTCATGGAAAGGAATAGATAAAATCTGCCCCTTGCCAGTGACAAAGTGGAACAGAAACTGTGGGTCAAAATATGTGCTAATACAGGTTTGATCTTGCAGCTCAGGCACAGGTTTCCTGGGAGAGAGGGCTGGCTAAATCCAGAGGTGCTTGGCCTCAGATGTTAGAAAAATCATACTCAGAAGCAGGATAATTTTCCTGTCAGAGAAACCCTTGCCATGTTATTTGCAAAGGAACCCTGAGGCCTGACCAACATGTGGAAGGGAAATAGGAGGCAGCAGCTTCAAAGAGCACATGAAGCAACCCAGTGTGTGTGAGGTCAGTGGTTTCAGCAGATCTGGGGCTGTCGAGTGGCAGATCTTTCTAGAGAGGTGAAAACATCACAGCCTTGGTGAAAGCCCTTCGCACTGTTGGGAAGGCAAAGGAGTTCACTGCtgctcattttcctgtcctAACCTGTGAACTCTTTCTCAGGCTATCTACAGGCTGAAGAAAGTGTGTAAgtcggaggaggaggaggaggggactCCTCTGCTGACTCCAGAGGAAGTTGTGGACAGGATATTTCAGTTAGTGGATGCGAATGGGGATGGTAAGTGACCAATGGCTCAGCCTGCAGTCATGTAATGAGGAGTTATCTGTGCTGAGCAGGTTGCCTTTAATTGCACCTATCAATAAATCACTCAGGACTACTGTGTTACTCACACTAGACACACTGGGTTTGGTTCTCATCTGTTTGTTAGAATCAAGAATAATTTTGTGCAATAGGAGGAAATGatatttgtttttatcttaATATCAAATACTTGGGCTGTAtccagctgggttttggggGCACACAGATCCCCTCCTCTGAAGCCAGGTCCCAGTCCCAGTACAAATAGCCTGGGTGAAGCCcagggctccagcagcaccagggcttGCAGGATCAGACTTGCAAtctcctggagcagcctgtgggATCTAACGCAACACTCGGTGTTGGCcaaggggctggggcaggtgtGAGCTTGGCTTAGAGTATTTTCTGAAACTTAGATGACTTTTTCTTCCTCGTCTTGTGTCTTATCTGCCATGTTTGTCTCTTCATCTGGTGTCGTCCTCATCTCACTCACAGGTCAGTTGTCTCTTGACGAGTTCATTAATGGGGCCAAGAAGGACAAGTGGGTGATGAAGATGTTGCAAATGGATGTAAACCCCGGGGGATGGATCTCTGAGCGTAGGAGAAAGAGTGCTTTGTTCTGAGAATTCCATTTTGATACAGCTGATAATGTGATGCTGACTGTGACTGGCTCTCTTACTGCAGGCTGGTAGTAGCTTTTCTTTTGAACAAAATCTTGGCATCCAGATGAAAACTTCAGTGGTTTAAGAAGCCATATCTCACTGTAAAATCCATGTGCTGCCTACTGCTGGTACCCAGAGACTATTTTTGCCCTATGAATAAGTCTTTCTGTGTACACAATACCGTGTTTGCCAGCTCTGGTTTTTTGTTACACCCCAAGGAACAAACCTCTTGTGGTTTTACTGCAGTAGATCCTGGGCAGGGTTTTAGTCTGGTGACAGATGGGATTGGGAAGGAGGGAATCCTGTTGCAGTGTTGCTGTCTTCAGTGCAGACCAGTGTTTGCAACATTCCACCTGCAGAGGTACAAACACATTGAACAAGAAGTGATGATGAAAGGGTGCTCTGGGGTCAGTATGTGTATTTAGTAGATTATGTTACTACTAATGCAAGGTTATTGAACACCTACACTATGAGGGCACAGTGCTGTGGGCTGGGCAGTGGGAGTGGAGCCTCCTTACATCCCCCTCCTGTGGACCTGGGTCTGCTCCTTGTACCTGCTCAGACACTTGGGTTCCTGGGAAGCTGCAAAATGTCCTTTCCAAACACTGAGCAGCAGTGGAAGTGGCACCTCTTGGGATCTGCTGTGTTGGACTGGCATGAGTGTGATGCTGCTCCATTTGAGCTGGTTTCTTATTGGATCATCCCCCTAGAACAGCTTCTCCTGCTCTGAAGACTGAAagagctcaagaagctccaggACTTACATGGCACATGGAAGAGTTTTGtgtggaaggagagagaagggaagagcagagtTTGGCTTGGCAGTGTCTGCAGCGAGGGGATTAGTGCTGCTGTGTTGGCAGGACCACGGAGAGGAGAAAGTGAAGAAGAATCTGAGTTACTTAAGTAGTGCCAGTGGTTTTACACTGGACTCAATTAGCCACAAAtgacaaataaaatacacacaGGTTGTAGGCTGAGCTCTGCTATTCTTATGGCTAACCCATATTCCTCCATAGGTGTGTGTATGTGGAAAGAGATTTTGAGTTGAACCAATATTTTAGTTCACTTTTGTTGGAATATTTGCAAGAAAACTTTCCCCAGGAAACACAAAtttgtctgttcagttttcccATGAGCTCAGTGGGCCAAGTCATAcccatgaaaatatttgcaaaccTTTCAACTGTGACTGTGAAACCTTTCATTAGTTGAATACTTTGCTGGTTTGTGGTCTTGTCAATTTAGCTGATGTTTAAATTCAGGAACATGAGGAAGGATTCAGGGTAAGACATAGTCAGTGACAGAGTTCAAATCCATACACATTTCTACTTCTAAACAGACTTTCTAAGAGTTCTCAGTAAATGCACACAGCTTGTGCTACTTGCCTGAGTAGATTAGACTCctggtttctgctgctgtagGGCAGCTGGTTAGAGCTCACTGCAGTCAGGAGTTGATCAGCCAAATATCAGACAGAAGAATCTTGCTTCTGACTTGAGGGCCTGGAAGAAAATATCCACtttactgatttgttttttttcagcttgtggACAAATGTTTTCATGATAGGATACAAACCCCTAATTCCTTACATTTCAGCTTCTCAACCAGTGTCACACATTCTGCTCCTTGCACAATTTCTAACTTTCAAGTGGATGTTTTCTTACTGCAGAGGCAGTTTTCCTTAAATGCTTTGACCTTTCTTGTTCTGCTTAGCTGGGCAggtcaggcaggagctgcctggtgtccccacagcagcagtCCTCTGCTGGGGTGGTAGAGGGCATCCTAACACTGAGCACTCCGTCAGTTGTTGGCAGAAATTTTATAACACATGGATTTaataaagaattatttattataattCTGTTTCATAGTATCTCTTTTCAACTTGGAATGAAGGTGGGGAAGTGTGTAAGCAGCTGCATATTGGATCAAAGTTGTAGTCTCTAAGACTGACATAATGAGTTTAAGGGAGGTGTGAAGTGTTAACAGCTAACCTGGGTCAGACAGATAGGAAGCAGAGATGGTGATGCTCTTGCAGAGCAGAGTAGAAAAGGAGTGGGGGAAAGCACGtgtatgattaaaaaaaaaagaaaataattggaaGTAGTTGCTTTCAATCAAATGAGCTGATGGTGTTGCAGTGAGGTGGCCCCTGCCAGGGCTGAAACAGGAGCCTTGGAGCATTTAGGACCCAAAGTGAAGTGCTGGACTGGGCAGCTGGGTGgctctgggctggcagaggTGTGTGTGGTGGGTGACACTTGTGTGGGTGGAAAACTGTTCCTTTTATCAGTCATGTAACCTTTTGACAAGAAATCACAAGGTGCTTTAGTCTTAGTCCTGTTAAATCCATAGGTATGAACAATTTGATCTCCTCCCAAACTCCACTCTTCATTCACATCACACTGCTGATGTCAGACACTGGGCATAATCCATTTTTCCAGACTTACAGCCCAGCTAGAATTGGATTTGACTGATCGGATTTCTTTTCAGTCTAAATTAGGAAACAAGATGGCTTGGAAAAGACAAATGCCATGTGAGTTTTTGCCATCTGCTCTGATGCTTGAGGCCTCTGAAGTTTAGTTTTGTGAAGGT
The Apus apus isolate bApuApu2 chromosome 23, bApuApu2.pri.cur, whole genome shotgun sequence DNA segment above includes these coding regions:
- the GUCA1B gene encoding guanylyl cyclase-activating protein 2, translated to MGQQFTNAAGEQTEMDVAELQEWYKKFVIECPSGTLYMHEFKQFFGVHDDREASEYVENMFRAFDKNGDNTIDFLEYVAALNLVLRGKLEHKLRWTFKIYDKDGNGCIDKPELQEIVEAIYRLKKVCKSEEEEEGTPLLTPEEVVDRIFQLVDANGDGQLSLDEFINGAKKDKWVMKMLQMDVNPGGWISERRRKSALF